A window of Amphiprion ocellaris isolate individual 3 ecotype Okinawa chromosome 12, ASM2253959v1, whole genome shotgun sequence contains these coding sequences:
- the LOC118470839 gene encoding uncharacterized protein LOC118470839 yields the protein MEDLRELSRELVTDILDLAQYVEAGPVDPEHVVYKAEEFIEVVGVISALSGQDVDRRATANLEDVLRRFSGTRAQQAHTQGPGRLAFDIPREVLEHHVLCGLSACQIAAMLGVSKRTVRRRMQQYGLRKTDLYSAVNDEELDRIVSEVHRRHPNTGYKLMRGHLNARGVRVPISRLQESLRRVDAEGVYMRRLRLRVLRRRQYSVPGPNSLWHIDGNHKLIRWRFVVHGGVDGFSRLVVYLTVAGNNRASTVLQSFIAAVEQYGLPSRVRSDKGGENADVAEFMIRSRGTDRNSHITGRSVHNQRIERMWKDVYEHTLDLFYQIFTSLEDQGTLNPENEVHLFALHRSFLPLIQQSLDSFRDAWNFHGLRTERNQSPQQLWRRYREQGPTEDPTEVYEDYGIDWNGPHSLHGGTVSVPEVQLARELSLEEVAILPAPGVSVTDALRSYVETVQVLSRIIED from the exons ATGGAGGATCTCCGTGAACTTTCGAGAGAGTTAGTGACAGACATTTTAGACCTTGCCCAGTacgtggaagcaggacctgttGACCCCGAGCATGTAGTGTATAAAGcggaggaatttattgaagttgttggggttatttccgcactttccggccaagatgttgaccgtagagcgACAGCAAATTTAGAAGACGTACTCCGCCgcttttctggtaccagggcgCAACAGgcgcacacacagggaccagggcgtttggcgtTTGACATACcaagggaagttctggaacatcacgttctttgtggattgtCAGCCTGTCagattgcagcgatgctcggagtgtcaaAGAGGACCGTCAGGAGGCGCATGCAACAATACGGTTTAAG AAAGACAGACCTGTATTCAGCAGTGAATGATGAGGAGTTGGACCGTATTGTAAGTGAAGTCCACAGAAGACATCCAAACACCGGCTACAAGCTAATGCGTGGTCATCTGAATGCAAGAGGTGTGCGTGTTCCAA TCTCAAGACTGCAAGAGTCTTTACGCAGAGTTGATGCAGAGGGCGTCTACATGAGACGTCTAAGACTGCGTGTATTAAGACGACGGCAGTATTCTGTTCCTGGCCCAAACTCTTTATGGCATATAGATGGCAATCATAAGCTCATCAG GTGGAGATTTGTTGTCCATGGTGGGGTGGATGGATTCAGTCGTTTAGTCGTCTACCTGACTGTGGCTGGCAATAACAGAGCTAGTACAGTCTTACAGAGCTTTATTGCTGCTGTTGAGCAGTACGGGCTGCCATCAAGGGTGCGGTCTGACAAAGGGGGCGAGAATGCAGATGTAGCAGAATTCATGATCAGGAGCAGAGGTACCGACAGGAATTCGCACATCACAGGCAGAAGTGTCCACAATCAACg AATAGAAAGGATGTGGAAAGATGTGTATGAACATACCCTGGACCTCTTCTATCAGATCTTCACTTCATTGGAAGATCAGGGAACACTGAATCCAGAAAATGAAGTCCATCTTTTCGCACTGCACCGGAGCTTCCTTCCACTAATCCAGCAAAGCCTTGACTCTTTCAGGGATGCTTGGAACTTTCATGGTCTTAGAACTGAAAGGAATCAGTCACCACAGCAACTCTGGAGAAGATACAGAGAGCAAGGCCCTACGGAGGATCCTACTGAG GTTTATGAAGACTATGGAATCGACTGGAACGGACCTCACAGTCTTCATGGAGGCACTGTGTCAGTCCCCGAGGTTCAGCTGGCCCGTGAGCTCTCGCTGGAAGAGGTTGCCATTTTGCCAGCTCCAGGAGTTTCTGTAACTGATGCACTTAGATCATATGTAGAGACTGTGCAAGTTTTATCAAGAATCATAGAAGACTGA